The Saprospiraceae bacterium genome includes a window with the following:
- a CDS encoding DUF998 domain-containing protein, protein MLATIVIIFCVLSLLSLLVLHFVSPEFKPSWRMISEYALGKHKWLVTAFFIFWGLASIILALLLWSEVDTMWAKIGVVLVSISGVGALLGGFFDVKHKHHGLAFGLGIPTLPIGSLLICYHFIDLEKWQNDKTALLYVTHSVWISLVLMAISMVILMSGYKKTGLPMGPGIEPPKELPKEVIGYNGYFNRLLVICYILWLILVANVVV, encoded by the coding sequence ATGTTAGCAACAATTGTCATTATTTTTTGTGTATTATCATTGCTTAGTCTTTTAGTTTTACATTTTGTAAGTCCTGAGTTTAAACCTAGTTGGCGGATGATAAGCGAATATGCCTTGGGAAAACACAAGTGGCTTGTAACAGCTTTTTTTATCTTTTGGGGATTGGCATCGATCATTCTTGCCTTATTGCTTTGGTCAGAAGTAGACACTATGTGGGCAAAAATAGGTGTAGTTTTAGTGTCTATTTCAGGCGTTGGAGCATTATTGGGTGGATTTTTTGATGTAAAACACAAACATCATGGCCTGGCATTTGGACTAGGCATTCCTACCCTACCTATAGGCTCGTTGCTTATTTGTTATCATTTCATAGATCTAGAAAAATGGCAGAATGATAAAACTGCTTTGCTCTATGTTACACACAGTGTTTGGATAAGTTTAGTATTAATGGCTATCAGTATGGTAATATTGATGTCAGGCTACAAAAAGACAGGTTTACCGATGGGTCCAGGCATCGAACCACCAAAAGAGCTACCCAAAGAAGTGATTGGTTACAACGGATATTTCAATAGATTATTGGTAATTTGTTATATCTTGTGGCTGATTTTAGTAGCAAATGTGGTAGTTTAA
- a CDS encoding winged helix-turn-helix transcriptional regulator, giving the protein MRRDIFQAIADPTRRAIIVLLAMGAMTPNALAEHFDSSRQAVSKHLKILTECELLKQEQQGREIYYHLDIDKMKEIDQWISQFRKIWESKFDQLDNLLANLKSKKK; this is encoded by the coding sequence ATAAGGAGAGACATATTCCAAGCCATTGCAGACCCAACAAGAAGAGCTATCATCGTTCTTCTTGCGATGGGCGCCATGACGCCAAATGCATTGGCAGAACATTTTGATAGTAGTAGGCAAGCGGTTTCCAAACACCTTAAAATACTTACAGAATGTGAATTATTAAAACAAGAGCAACAAGGTAGAGAAATATATTATCACTTAGATATTGACAAAATGAAGGAAATAGACCAGTGGATCAGCCAGTTTAGAAAGATTTGGGAGTCCAAATTCGACCAATTAGATAACTTATTAGCAAACCTTAAATCCAAAAAGAAATGA
- a CDS encoding YdeI/OmpD-associated family protein, with the protein MTKKEVEIFYPKNKEEWRVWLENNHARLDNVWVVFYKKASGIPTISWSDSVDEALCFGWIDSKKIAIDAEKSHQFFSKRKPKSTWSKINKLKVEQLTAEGLMTHAGLESIEIAKQNGSWTILNDVDALVIPPDLESAFRMYPSSKTFFESLSPSIKKMMLYWIISAKQAETRQKRINEIAEMAGQNQKPKQF; encoded by the coding sequence ATGACAAAAAAAGAAGTAGAAATATTTTACCCTAAGAATAAAGAAGAATGGCGAGTGTGGTTAGAAAATAACCATGCTCGTCTTGACAATGTTTGGGTAGTATTTTATAAAAAAGCATCTGGAATACCGACTATCTCATGGAGCGATTCTGTGGACGAAGCTTTGTGTTTTGGGTGGATTGATAGCAAGAAAATAGCCATCGACGCAGAAAAATCTCATCAATTTTTTAGTAAAAGAAAACCAAAAAGCACTTGGTCAAAAATCAATAAATTAAAAGTAGAACAATTGACAGCAGAAGGTTTGATGACACATGCTGGCTTAGAAAGCATTGAAATTGCCAAACAAAACGGATCATGGACTATACTCAACGATGTAGATGCATTGGTCATACCACCTGATTTGGAGTCTGCATTCAGAATGTATCCCAGTTCCAAAACATTTTTCGAGTCTCTCAGTCCATCTATCAAAAAGATGATGTTGTATTGGATAATCTCTGCAAAACAAGCTGAAACCCGTCAAAAAAGAATCAACGAAATCGCCGAAATGGCTGGACAAAATCAAAAACCTAAACAATTTTGA
- a CDS encoding SRPBCC domain-containing protein, translating into MSNKITVSALVNAEKSKVWDCYTNPAHIVHWNFADPSWHCPKAENDLTIGGKYLARMEAKDGSFGFDFEAIYNNIDMGNSFSYGFGDRFCDVSFKEADYQTEITVSFDPETEHPVEMQQTGWQAILNNFKSYVESL; encoded by the coding sequence ATGAGCAACAAAATCACCGTTTCAGCCTTAGTAAATGCTGAAAAAAGCAAAGTTTGGGATTGTTATACAAATCCAGCGCACATCGTCCATTGGAATTTTGCAGATCCTTCGTGGCACTGTCCAAAAGCTGAAAATGACTTGACCATTGGTGGAAAATATCTAGCTAGAATGGAAGCCAAAGATGGCAGTTTTGGTTTTGACTTCGAAGCGATTTATAACAATATTGATATGGGAAATTCTTTTTCTTATGGTTTTGGGGATCGTTTTTGTGACGTCAGTTTTAAAGAAGCAGATTATCAGACAGAAATCACCGTATCATTCGACCCTGAAACAGAACATCCTGTAGAAATGCAGCAAACTGGTTGGCAAGCAATCCTAAATAATTTCAAATCTTATGTGGAGTCACTTTAA
- a CDS encoding DinB family protein: MSLQKLMSNYADYNLWANTQFINWLSTKSDDQLNADVPSSYPSILKSLHHIWAVEEYWYSIIMKKDDFINLYTIPTPTKDEIFGGLVQRSKTLADEIRLLTEDQLCEKVEVISPWFQANLERYEYLQHLITHSTYHRGQIVTIGRNIGITDGSMTDYNFYNIAKQQQPA, from the coding sequence ATGAGTTTACAAAAGTTAATGTCCAATTACGCCGACTACAATTTGTGGGCAAACACTCAATTTATCAATTGGTTATCTACCAAATCAGATGATCAGTTAAATGCCGATGTTCCCTCAAGTTATCCTTCTATTTTGAAATCGTTGCATCATATTTGGGCCGTAGAAGAATATTGGTATTCCATCATAATGAAAAAAGATGATTTTATCAATTTGTACACGATACCAACGCCGACCAAAGATGAAATTTTCGGAGGTTTGGTACAAAGGTCAAAAACTTTGGCTGATGAAATAAGGTTACTTACAGAAGACCAACTTTGTGAAAAAGTGGAAGTTATAAGCCCTTGGTTTCAAGCAAATTTGGAAAGGTACGAATATCTTCAGCACCTTATAACACATAGCACTTATCATCGTGGACAAATTGTGACTATTGGCAGAAATATTGGCATCACAGATGGATCGATGACAGATTACAATTTTTATAATATTGCCAAGCAACAGCAACCTGCATAA
- a CDS encoding DoxX family membrane protein, with protein MKQKILNGLSILFGLLLINGGLDKFFHYMPVPEGLPEGLIKDTEALMEIAWLMPLVGLAEVIGGLLILFPKTRALGALIILPVMVGILLVHIFVAPAGLPIAIVIWAILGWIIYENWHKYLPIIK; from the coding sequence ATGAAACAAAAAATTTTAAACGGACTTTCCATCTTATTTGGACTTTTATTGATCAATGGTGGACTAGACAAGTTTTTTCACTACATGCCTGTACCGGAAGGATTGCCTGAAGGTTTGATCAAGGATACCGAAGCGTTGATGGAAATAGCTTGGTTGATGCCCTTGGTCGGATTGGCAGAAGTGATTGGAGGACTTCTTATTTTATTTCCAAAAACAAGGGCTTTGGGCGCTTTGATTATTCTTCCAGTCATGGTTGGTATTTTACTTGTTCATATTTTTGTAGCACCAGCGGGACTACCAATAGCAATCGTGATTTGGGCCATTTTGGGTTGGATCATTTATGAAAACTGGCATAAATATTTACCTATTATTAAGTGA
- a CDS encoding YafY family transcriptional regulator, with protein MSDNNDTKRLSRLTAIITQLQTKRLLTAPELAKKYGVSIRTIYRDIRALEQSGVPIITEEGKGYSLMEGYRIPPVMFTENQANALILAEQLVLKTKDTSFIHDYSEAIEKIKAVLKHNQKDKVKILGDRTRFDFNVSRERSSNNLSDIQYALTNFIVLKIDYTNEKDETTTRLIEPFALLSTDNWLLIAYCRMRKAFRFFRLDRIKKLELLNENFEPHKMTLQDYLNNYNVY; from the coding sequence ATGAGTGACAACAACGATACCAAACGTCTTTCCAGACTCACAGCGATCATCACCCAATTGCAGACCAAACGGCTATTGACTGCTCCAGAGTTAGCAAAAAAATATGGTGTCAGTATTCGCACTATATATCGCGACATCAGAGCTTTGGAGCAGTCAGGTGTGCCTATCATCACCGAAGAAGGCAAAGGTTATTCTCTCATGGAAGGCTACAGGATTCCACCTGTTATGTTTACCGAAAATCAAGCCAATGCACTTATACTTGCCGAACAATTAGTCTTAAAAACAAAAGACACATCATTTATTCATGACTACTCTGAAGCGATCGAAAAAATCAAAGCCGTACTTAAACACAATCAAAAAGACAAAGTCAAAATACTTGGAGACAGAACTCGATTTGACTTCAATGTATCAAGAGAAAGAAGCAGCAATAATCTATCAGATATTCAATATGCGCTGACAAATTTTATTGTCCTAAAAATAGACTACACCAACGAAAAAGACGAAACAACGACAAGACTTATTGAGCCATTTGCCTTATTGAGCACGGACAATTGGCTTTTGATTGCTTACTGTCGGATGCGTAAAGCATTTAGATTTTTTCGCTTGGATAGGATCAAAAAACTGGAATTACTGAATGAAAATTTCGAACCACACAAGATGACCTTGCAAGATTATCTAAATAATTATAATGTTTATTAA
- a CDS encoding type II toxin-antitoxin system VapC family toxin, whose protein sequence is MKYLIDTHTLLWIAYNQKKLSEKVSTILLDSQHEFFISVVSVWEINVKFSIGKLDLNEKTPKDLFVGFDTFFNCTYLDLNLADTISFHNLTSFHHKDPFDRMLIWQAIQNNLTFITDDEQIHQYKDCGLNVIW, encoded by the coding sequence ATGAAATACTTAATTGATACCCATACTTTGTTATGGATTGCCTATAATCAAAAAAAACTTAGTGAAAAGGTTAGCACTATTTTGCTGGATAGTCAACATGAATTCTTTATAAGTGTAGTTAGCGTTTGGGAAATTAATGTTAAGTTTTCGATCGGTAAACTTGACTTAAATGAAAAAACGCCAAAAGATTTATTTGTTGGTTTTGACACTTTTTTTAATTGTACTTATTTAGACTTAAATCTTGCAGATACGATTTCTTTTCATAATTTGACATCATTCCACCACAAAGATCCATTTGATCGTATGTTGATCTGGCAAGCGATCCAAAACAATCTAACTTTTATCACTGATGATGAGCAAATCCATCAATACAAAGATTGCGGACTGAATGTAATTTGGTGA
- a CDS encoding SRPBCC domain-containing protein: MNSLLQFDFIVNKENKTINIHRAFAADLDLVWAAWTEADILDQWWAPKPYRNKTKSMDCKSGGLWHYCMISPENEVHWCRFDYKEVVPFQYYNGSDAFCDEDGNINESMPSNNWYNKFSSTEDQTVVHMLLTFDSLEDLEQIISMGFKEGLAAGMENLDQYIAAQFYLRKQNKPNNKARVCTYLNFDGKTEEAFLFYRSVFKSEFIGKGIERFGDIPESEDNPPMPEEIKKMVLHVELPINGGHILMGTDAPKEMGFTLNRGNNMHICLEPESRAEADRFFDALSEDGNVTMPMADMFFGAYFGEFSDKYGINWMINYLEK; the protein is encoded by the coding sequence ATGAATAGTCTCTTACAATTTGACTTTATCGTCAATAAGGAAAATAAAACCATCAACATCCATAGAGCTTTTGCTGCTGATCTTGATCTTGTTTGGGCAGCTTGGACGGAAGCTGACATCTTGGATCAGTGGTGGGCGCCAAAACCATATAGAAACAAAACCAAATCTATGGATTGCAAATCTGGTGGTTTATGGCACTACTGCATGATTAGTCCAGAAAATGAAGTGCATTGGTGTCGATTTGATTATAAAGAAGTGGTACCATTTCAGTATTACAATGGGTCGGATGCATTTTGTGATGAAGATGGTAACATAAATGAAAGTATGCCGAGCAACAATTGGTATAATAAATTCAGCAGTACAGAAGACCAAACTGTTGTACATATGTTGTTGACATTTGACTCTTTAGAAGACCTGGAGCAGATCATTTCCATGGGCTTTAAAGAAGGACTTGCAGCTGGAATGGAAAATCTGGATCAATACATTGCAGCACAGTTTTATCTTAGAAAACAAAACAAACCCAATAACAAAGCAAGGGTTTGCACCTACTTAAATTTTGATGGTAAAACAGAAGAAGCATTCTTATTTTACAGATCGGTTTTTAAATCGGAGTTCATAGGTAAAGGGATCGAGCGATTCGGAGATATTCCGGAAAGTGAAGATAATCCACCAATGCCTGAAGAAATCAAAAAAATGGTGTTACATGTGGAGTTACCCATCAATGGTGGCCACATTCTAATGGGCACAGATGCACCGAAAGAAATGGGTTTTACATTGAATCGTGGAAATAACATGCACATTTGTTTAGAGCCTGAATCAAGAGCAGAAGCTGATCGTTTTTTTGATGCGCTTTCAGAAGACGGAAATGTCACAATGCCCATGGCGGATATGTTTTTTGGTGCTTATTTCGGTGAATTTTCGGACAAATATGGTATCAATTGGATGATAAATTATCTAGAAAAGTAG
- a CDS encoding SRPBCC domain-containing protein → MKPEIEISRILDADISLVWKAITEKEMMKQWYFDLREFKPEIGFTFEFTGGHEDGIQYNHICVVTEVEFEKKLTYSWKYEGYEGISYVTFELADEDGKTRLNFSHSGLSTFPYNNLDFAVHNFEEGWDHFINNALPEFITKNI, encoded by the coding sequence ATGAAACCAGAAATTGAAATCTCAAGAATATTGGATGCAGATATTAGTCTTGTTTGGAAAGCCATTACCGAAAAGGAAATGATGAAACAATGGTATTTTGACCTTCGTGAATTCAAACCTGAAATTGGGTTTACATTTGAGTTTACAGGTGGACATGAAGATGGGATCCAATACAACCATATTTGTGTGGTAACTGAAGTAGAATTTGAAAAAAAGCTCACATATAGCTGGAAATATGAAGGTTATGAAGGCATTTCTTATGTGACTTTCGAACTTGCTGATGAAGATGGCAAGACTAGACTTAATTTTTCCCATAGCGGACTATCGACATTCCCATACAATAATCTTGATTTTGCGGTACACAATTTTGAAGAAGGTTGGGATCACTTTATAAACAATGCATTACCAGAATTTATAACAAAAAACATTTAA